Part of the Mycolicibacterium mengxianglii genome is shown below.
GCGGTCAGCCAGCAGTTGTCCTCGACATCACAATGCCCTTGGAATAGCTGGACGCCCTCGGTCCCACTGAAGGTCTCGCGATACTGCGCTCGCAGCTGACGGCGGCGCGCGACCATCGACGTGAGCCGCTCCAGTTGGGCAAGACCGAGGGCCGCAAGTACGTTACTCAGTCGGTAGTTGTATCCGATCTCGGTGTGCTGGTAGTGCGAAACCGGTTGTCGGGCTTGTGAACCAAGATAACGAATGCGCTCAGCGAAGCGTTGGTCGTCGGTGAGTAGCGCGCCCCCACCGCTGGTCGAGATGACCTTGTTGCCATTGAAACTCAGGACCGCTGCATCTCCGAACGAACCGGCCGGCCGCCCGACACGTCCAGAACCGAGGGCCTCAGCGGCATCAGACAGCAGCGGGACCCCCGCGTTCAAACATATTTCCTCGATGGCCTCATAGTCAGCGCAGTGCCCGAGCAGATCCACCGCGATCACCGCGGCGATGTCCGATCCTTCTCGCCGAAGCTGATGGAGCGCCTCGTCTAGCAGATCCGGCGACATATTGCCCGTCAGCGGGTCACAATCCACGAAAACCGGGGTAGCGCCGGTATATACGACCGCGTTGGCGGTCGCCGCAAAAGTCATGGTGGGAACTACCACGTATTTTCCTGGAACGGCGCCCAATTCGAGCAGTCCGAGGTGCAGTGCGGCGGTTCCGGACGAAAGGGCGACGGCGTACTGCCGTCCACATGTTTGCGCCAGGGCCGTTTCGAACGCGTCCACCATCGGACCCATCG
Proteins encoded:
- a CDS encoding DegT/DnrJ/EryC1/StrS family aminotransferase, with translation MGKIYLSAPDIGAREEEMCIAALRSGWVAPMGPMVDAFETALAQTCGRQYAVALSSGTAALHLGLLELGAVPGKYVVVPTMTFAATANAVVYTGATPVFVDCDPLTGNMSPDLLDEALHQLRREGSDIAAVIAVDLLGHCADYEAIEEICLNAGVPLLSDAAEALGSGRVGRPAGSFGDAAVLSFNGNKVISTSGGGALLTDDQRFAERIRYLGSQARQPVSHYQHTEIGYNYRLSNVLAALGLAQLERLTSMVARRRQLRAQYRETFSGTEGVQLFQGHCDVEDNCWLTAIVVDSVEARWKPNELETALAAQNVETRPLWKPMHQQPVFAGIRAFVRGDADRLFASGLALPSGSALTPAEVARVHDTIREFLAAPLREKGASRV